The Liquorilactobacillus nagelii DSM 13675 DNA window GGCACGGCTTCAGATAATCCAATCAACATTAATCTGACAGTAAACATGGACAGTGACCAGCTCGGGCAAGCGGCTATCAAAGGTATTAATTCGGTTAACGCTAAGAACCATCGCAATATGTTAAATCTTTAGGAGGTGAGTAACTTATGGCTTATTATTTAGCGATAAATGGGGCACAGGTGAAAGCCCCAGCATCATTGGAAGTGGCGATTCAAGACATTGATACCAAAGCTTCACGCGATGCAAATGGATTACTTCACCGCGACCGTGTGGCCATTAAAAGGAAACTCACTGTAAAGTGGGGTCCATTAACTGTTTCTGAATGTAGTGTGATTCTAAAAGCTATATCAGGGCAGTTTTTTTCTTGCACATATCTTGACCCGCAAGAGGGTAGCA harbors:
- a CDS encoding DUF6711 family protein, with the translated sequence MAYYLAINGAQVKAPASLEVAIQDIDTKASRDANGLLHRDRVAIKRKLTVKWGPLTVSECSVILKAISGQFFSCTYLDPQEGSMVTKTFYTGDRTTPVYTFNPDTLEYIWQNLSADFIEQ